In Campylobacter showae, the genomic stretch CGTCAGCCGCCCCTGCCGCGCTCATCAGCACGCTTTTTGACGCCGCGTCAAAGTCGCAGAGCTTCACAAAGCTAGGTAGCTGGACGCTCAAATTTGCACTATATGCAAGCTTAGTGCTCACGTCTATCAGCCTTTTGTTTACTAACGCTCCGTTTCCTAGTAGAAATTTGACTAAATTTATATCGTTTAGTTGTACAGCCTTAAAAAGCGGGGTGACGCCGAGCAGATTTTCGTAGTTTACGTCCGCGCCGCTAGAAACCAGGAGCTTTACGTTGTTTAAATTTTTAAGAGCGAAAAACAGCGAATTCTCAAAGCCATAGTTTAAATTTACTCCCGCGCGTAAAAACTCTTTTATCACGTCCTCGCTTTTTTCGTAAAGAAGCGCGGCGTTAAAGGCGTTTTGCAGCGAGCTTTGCGAGACAGCGCCCGAATATATCGCCTCATTTATGCCGTATTTTGTAAAGGTCGGGTCGCTAACCTTTCTCGCAAACTCGTCCATATCGCCGTTTTGCAGAGTCGCGGCGGCAAATTTTAAAAACTCGTTTGCAACCTTTGAAGCGTAATAAATCGCGCTGCCTTCGTCTATTTTGAAATTTGATTTGTAGTAGTTTACCAGCAGCCCCAAGACGGCATTGTAATCTTTGTTAAAGTCCTTAAAAACCGTGAAATTACTTAGGCTTTGATGTCCCCAGTAGCGAAGCCTGGCTCTATTTTGCGCTACTAGTTTTTCGTATTCATCAGGACTCTCTAGCTCTTTGGCGTAAATTTCGGGCGCATAGGAGGCTTTTAGGATCTTAAATTTAAACTCGTTTAAATTTTTAGTCGCTAAATTTCCGACGCAAGCAAGGCTTTCGGCGCGGATCTTTTGAGCGGCCGAGAGTAAAATTTGAACCTCTTTTATCCCCAGGATAGAGTCGTTGCAGTTTGGCTCAAATTCTCCCGAAAATGTTAAATTTTGCGAGAAAAATCGCTGCTTCTCAGCCAAAGCGTCATCGCAGCTAAAGCTAGCAAAAACAAAAGAAAACGATAAAAATATCGGCAAAATAAATCTCATCGTATGCCTCAATATCTTTTAATTTTGATAATTCTACCAAAAAATAATTTGGTAAAAATAAATTTACCGCTCATTAAAGCAAACGTCCGCAAATGCGGCTTTTAGCTTCTCGTAAAGCGGAGTAAAAGGCACGCCGTTTACGCGCACCTCGGCGATAGATGTTATGAAGTTCGTATCTCCGCTCCAGCGCGGCACTAGGTGATAGTGCACGTGCTCTGCGATACCCGCACCGCCTGCTTTGCCCAGATTCATCCCGATATTTACGCCCGCCGCGTTTAGCTCGCGTTTTAAAATTTTTACGCCCTCGCGCACGTAGGCGCTCATCTGCGACCACGTCTGCTCGTCTAGGCTTTCGATATTATCGGTATGCACGTAAGGTATCACCATAAAGTGCCCCGGCGTATACGGGTAGAGATTCATGATCCCAAAACACCGCTTTGCGCGGAACAAAACGCCCGTCTGCGCGTCTTTTTCGGGATGATTTACGACATTGCAAAAGACGCAGCCCTGCTCCTTTTTGCCGAAATATTCGCTTCTCCACGGTGCGCAAATGTGATCCATTCTAGCCCTCCTTTACAGTTTTTACGGCTTTTGTCAAGTCCTCTTGCCTCATAAAATGCTCGCCTATTAAAAACGCGTCGGCTCCTTGAGCGTGAAGCTCTTTTAGCTGCGAATGCTCGTAGATACCGCTTTCTGCGACGATGACGCTTGCGTTTTTGATTTTAGAAAATAGCCTCTCGCAAAGGCCCATATCCATCTCAAACGTGCTTAAATTTCGGTGATTTACTCCGACTATCTTTGCGCACGCAAAATTTGACTTTTCCACATCCTCTTCATCGTGCGTCTCAACCAAGGCCTCAAGTCCCAAAGTGCGCGCGTAATCAAGCAGCCTCTTTAACTCATCGGCGCCAAGAGCCTTTGCGATAAGCAGGATAAAATCGGCCCCGTAAACGAGCGCTTCTAAAATTTGATACTCGTCTACGATAAAATCCTTGCGAAGTAGCGGCAGCGAGCTTTCGCGTCTGATGGCCGCCAGATACTCCAAATTTCCTTTAAAAAAATGCGGCTCGGTTAGAACCGAGATAGCGTTTGCGCCGCCTTTTTCATACTCTTTGGCTATCTCTACGGGCGCAAAATTTGGCCTTATCAGCCCTTTGCTAGGGCTCGCTTTTTTAACCTCGGCGATGATGCGATACGGCTCTTTTGCACTACTTTTTAGCGCCTTTACCGCGTCTTTTATCTCGCGCGTATTTTTCGCCGCGAGCTCTTGCAGCTTTTCAAAAGGCGTTTGCGCTTTTCGCAGCGCCAAGTCCTCTTTAGTTCGTTCAATTATCTGATCTAGTATCATTTTTTACCTTTTTTAGGCACTCTTTGATAGCGTTTATGTGCTCTTTACCCTCGGACGAATTTACAAATTCCTCGTCGTGCAGGACTTGCTGCATTATCTCGTCAGCCTTTTTGCACTCGCCCAGCTTATAGTATCCCCACGCTAGCGAGTCTAGATAAAACACAGATCCCGGCTCTAGCTCGAGGGCTTTATTTACCAGATCTATCCCCTTTTTCGCGTCTATATCGTGGTCGATGAGTAGGTAGCCGTAGTAGTTTAGATATAGTGCATTATTTAGCTTTACGGCCGATTTTTCAAAGTTGGCGATCACTTGTTTGAGGCTATCTTTATCTATCTTTTTGGTTTGTTTATCCGTATCTCTTTCGTACTGATATATCGCCATTTTGGCTTGATATTCGAGATTAAAGCTCTTATCGAAAGCCTCCTGCGCCTTTTTGTATGCCTTGGCAAAATCTCCAGTCGCAGCATAAAGATCTATCAAAGCATCGTCGTTATATGAGTATTTTTGTAAAAATTTGATCGCCGCGTCGTAGTTTTTTTGATAGACGTAGACGCCAAGCGCTTTTTCGAGATAGATTTTTTCTTTCGTCGCTTCAAAAAGCCCCTCGTAAACATCGATCATATCGGAGTAGCGGCTGTCCTGTGCGTAGATATCTACTAGCGCCGTGCAAGTCTCGACCTCGCAGCCGTCGATACGGCGCGAGCTCTCTAGCTGCCTGATCGCCTCTTTTTTGTCGTTCATTTTATTGTATAAAAGATCGACTATTCGCAGCAAATTTTCCACGCTTCTATCCAGCTCGTATGCGCGCTCGAGCTCGCCCAGAGCGGCTTTGTTATCGTTTTGCATCGAGTAGACGGCAGAGAGCATGACGTGATTTTTAGAGATGTCCTCTTTTTTGACTAGCTCTTGCATTATCTTTGCAGCTTCGTCTAGTTTGTTTTCGCTCATCAAATTTGCGCCCTGTATGCGAAGCACGTCCACGTCGTCTTTTAGCACCTTTTGGCTGAGCGCTAAAATGCTTTTAAAATTTACGTTTTTAGAAAAAAACGCAAGTCTGAGAGCTTCTTTTAGATAGTCAGTGTTTTTAGTTTTTTCGTAAAGCTGCTCGTAAAGCTCGGTCGCCTCGTCATGCCTAGCATTTTCCACCGCCAAAAGCGCCTTGATAACGTATAAATTCTCGTCAAAACCGTCTTTGGCGGTAGCAAAACAAACAAGCAAGGCCGCCAATATAAATTTTAAAATCGCCTTATTCCCGCGCATTCTTTCTCCAATTCATTGATTTTATCTTTAAAATAGTCCCAAAACGGAAAGGTGCGGCACTGGCTCGGGCGAAAGTCGTAAACCGAACAGTTTTTTGCCGTTTCGTCAAAAAACACGCACGCAAATCCGCCCTCATAGGGCTTTTCTTTGAGGCTAAATTTATATCCGAATTTATCCAAAAATCGCGATCTAAACTCGTCCTCGCTTATTTTTAGATGCTCCGCTAGCGCCGAGATTTCCGCGGAGCTTATCCATATATAGCCGCTCTCGCCGGTGCAGCATTTACCGCCGCACAGCTCGCACTTGCTAGCGTCAAATTCATAATCAAAGCCGCTTTGTCTTAGCAAACTCACTCCGCGGCGTCCTTACTTTGCGTGTTTGCCGTAGCGAAAATTTCGGCTGCCTTTTTACTATAAACGCCGCCTTCAAAAACAAAAATCGGCGGTAAAATTTGAGCTAAGGATTTTGAGCTTTTTTTAGCCTCGATTAGTACCAAATTTGCCGCACCGCCCGATTTTGGATACACGAAACAAAGCCTAGTAAGCGTAAATTTAAACTCGCTCAAACAAAGCAAAATTTCAGATATACGCTTAGCGTCGTAGCAAAAACTAAAAACTCCGCGCGGCTTTAGCAGCGAATTTGCGCTACCCACAAGCTCTCTAAGGGGCAAATTTTCGCTGTATCTGGCGGTGCGCAGATGTTCGTTCTCGCTTTTTTTCGTGCCGTCGTGATAAAAAGGCGGGTTTGAGACGATGAGATCGTATCTTTTTTCGCTCTTAAATTTAGCAAAATCAGCCGTTATGAACTCGGCTTCAAGCCCGTTTTGGCTAGCGTTTGCGGCGGCTAAATTTACGTTAGCTTCCAAAATATCGAGCAAGCTAAGCGAAATTTTAGGAAAATCACGCTTTAAAAGCAGTCCCAAAACCCCGCTACCGCAGCCAACCTCTAGCACCTCGCCGCGCACTCCGCCCTCACGGATAAAGTCATACAAAAACATCGTATCGCTGTTGTAGCGGTAGCCATTTTTGGGCTGAGTGATTATCATCTATATACCTTGATGATAAATCCTTGCTTATCCTGAGAGGTGATGATGTCATTGCTGTACGATATGCGCGAAAAGTCGCCGAATTCATCTTTTATCATCTCGCCGGCAACCTTGGCGCGCTCCTTGCCGATACCGAAATTTGCGTATGAGTCGATTTTTTCAAGTTCGTCTTGCGGGATCACTTTTGCCGCTTTTGACGTTGCGATAAAGTTACCGCGGCTAACTATCGGCGTAATTTCAAAATAATAATTTGAATTATAATTCTGCAAAAAGTCGCTTACTTTATTTTTGCAAACTTGCGTCGGTCTGTCTGAGCCTGCGCTCATATCCGAGCACTCGACCGAGGCGATGAAAACAACCTTTTTAGGCACTTCGGCTCTAAAATTTAGCTGGATGATCTTTTTTAGATTTTCATTTTCGCTCATTAGCTCTTCATTTTTGGTTAGTATCTGCGCCACTTCGCCCTTTGCGATGTTTTTTTGAGTACTTGTTTTAGCTAAATTTTCCTTCGTATCGCTTAGATCTTTAGCTCCGTCTTGTATCTGTTTTCTTAGAGTCGCGAGCTCTGCGTCTTTTTGCGTCAAAAGCTCATTTAAAGCGTCTAGTTGCTCTTTATTTTCCTTGGCCGTTTTGATGTCGTTTTCAACTAAAGTCGTGATTTTGTTATTTAAAATTTTATAGTTTTGGATGTTTTTTTTACCAGCGGCGATCTCGTCCTCTAGCAGTTCTTTTTGGATATTTAGCGACTCATTTAGCTCTGCAACCTTGGCTTCCGCACTTTGCAGTGAGCTATCTTTTTGCGAAATTTGATTTTCTAGTTCATAAATTTTACTCTTTAGTTCCGCCACGCTTTGCTCGGTTTCTTGGCGCTCGTTTTCAATCTGATTTTTTAGCTTTTCAAGCTCGGTTTTATATATAGCCTCGTTTTGTTCAATCTCTTTTTCAAATCCTTGTTTTTCTTTCTCGAGCTTTGCGGCTAACTCTTTATTAGTCGCGTTTAGCTCATCATTTATCGCTTTTAGCTTAGCTTTTGACTCGGCTTTTTTATTTGCGTTTTCAAGGCTCGCTTCAAGCTCGCTTATTTTTTTCTTGTCCGCGTCTCGTTCTTTTTCTAGGGCGGCGATCCTATTTTTAGATAAATTTTGAGCATTTAGAGCCTGAGCGTTGTATTCACTAGCGATCCTTTTTATCTCGCTATCTTTTAGGCCTAGCTCGTTTGCGAGCCTAGCATTTTCGCTCTTTAGTTTTGCGGTCTCTTCGTTTGCCGTTCTTAGTTCGCTTTCAAATTTGGCTTTAGTAGAAGTCGCTTCATTTTTTAGCTCGTCGTTTTGAGCTTCGAGTCTTTTTAGAGCATTTTGGCTTTCGTTTTGCGTTTTAGTGCTTGATTTGTCAAATTCGCTCTGCTTTTTTTCAAGCTCGGCTTTTAAGGTTTTGATCTCGCTGCGAAGAGAAGTCAAATTTTGCTCTAAATTTTTATTTTTCTCATTTTCTTCTTGCGCTTTGGCTAGTTTTTTATTTAGCTCGTCGATCGCGCTTATACGCTGTTTGTCGTTAGCGCTGGCGGCTTGTTTTCGCCTGGTTTCCAGCTCGGCTTTTTGATCGCTTAAGATATTTGAGATTTCTAGATTTTTGCTCACTAGATCGACGTTATCGTCATAGAGTAGCTTATTTTGAGCGCGCAGGACGCGGATTTGCTCTTTTAGCTCGTCTTCGTCGCCTAAAATAGGCGCGTCCGTATAGTTCGCGTCTAAATTTTTAGCATATTTTTCCTGCGGCAAAGCTTGACTTGGGATAGCCGAATTTGTCTCATTCGTAGTACTTGCGCTTTCATTTTTAGATGCTTCTTCGACGTTCATTATCTGTACGGCAAGCTCCGTAGACTTTGCAGACGGTTTTGCAAACTCGAAATACAAATAATATCCGCCCAGCGTGAGCAAGCAACCGCAGATAAAAAATAAAACTAAATTTAACGCTCTCAACTCTATTTTTCCTTGATGTCTTGGATTACCTTATGCGCATGATTTAACGCGAGCACGATCGAGCCGCCGTTTTTTAGCACGATGTCGCCGCCGATATATAGGCCGGGCACGCTGCTTTCATAGTGCTCGTTTACGACCGGATCTTTATCCGCGTCGAGCTCAACTCCGCATTTTTGTAAAAAATCCACCGGAGTCGAGCCGCCGATAGCGTAGACGACCCTGTCGTAGACTCTGATTTTTCCATTTAAAAAGTGCACCCTCACGCGTCCGGATTCGTTTTCGATCTCGGTGATGTCGTGGTTTAGTCGCACTTTTAGCTTATTTGCTTTTTCTAGTTCCCACAGCGCCGTTACGTTTACGTCGTTTACGCGGCTAAATTTATCCTTACGGTACGCCAGCGTAGTTTTGTTGTATTGGCATAGCTCGATGGCGTACTCTACGGCCGAGTTACCGCCGCCTACTACGAGGACTTTTTCGCCGCTAGAACAGGAGTTTAGGTTAAAATTTATAACATTATTTAGCGAAGGCGGGATTTTGTAGTCGGGTTTGTTAGGACGCCCCATTTTACCGATACTTATCATCACGTTTTTAGCCTGATAGTCGCCTTTTGCGGTGTGCACGAAAAACAAACCATCCTTTTTCTTGACGCTTTCGACCTCGGAGTTAAACACGGCCTCGATCTTTTCCTCGTCTAGCAGCTTATCAAAATAATCAAGCGTGCTCTCTTTCGTGCCGTCCTCGAAAGACACGATGCCGTGGATGGTGCTATCCTGGCCTTTATACTCCTTATCCACGCGCTTATTGTCTTTGTAAAATTTTCTTATAGTTTGGCTGTGGTTGTCGCCCTTTTCGAGAAGCAAGACTTTTTTTAATCCGTTCGCCCTAGCCTCTACGACGGTCGCGATACCGCAAGGACCGCCGCCGATAACGATAATATCGTAAACATCGCTCATTAATTTTCTCCGATTTTGATAATTTTTCATTAATGTAGCGAAAATTGGATTAAATTTTAAGAAATTCGCGAAATTTGGGGCAAATTTAATTTAAAAGTGCAAAAAGCGGCTAAATTTAAAAGAAAAAGGCTGGCGGGAGCAAATTTGACTCGTTTAGATTCCGTAAATTTACGAGCCAAATTTGAGCCTTGATAAATTTACAAATTTACAAAAGGGCGCAAATTTCATCAAATTTACGCCCGCTAAAGCTAAATTTTCTTTAAAAACTCTGCGATTAAAAACGCAAGTTCTAGCGACTGATCGGCGTTTAGGCGCGGGTCGCACTGCGTCTCGTATCTGTGAGCTAGATCATCCTCGTTTAGTTTAAACGACCCTCCGGTGCACTCGGTCACGTCCTGCCCCGTCATCTCTAGGTGCACGCCGCCGGCATGCGTGCCTTCTGCTCTATGTATCTCAAAAAAGCTCTGCACTTCGGCTAGAATTTTATCAAATTCGCGCGTCTTGTAGCCGTTTGCCGCCTTTATCGTGTTGCCGTGCATCGGATCGATGCTATAGACGATATTTAGGCCTTCGCGTTTTACTTCGCGTAGGATTTTCGGTAACCGCTCGCCGATTTTATCAGCGCCCATTCTGATGATTACGTTTAGTCTGCCAGCTTCGTTTTTAGGATTTAGCGCATTTGCGAGCGCGACGACCTCCTGCGCGGTTGCGTTTGGTCCGATTTTGACGCCTAAAGGATTGTGTACGCCGCTTAGAAAATGCACGTGAGCGTCGTTTACGCCGCGCGTACGCTCGCCGATCCAGAGCATATGCGCCGAACAGTCGTACCAGTCGCCGGTAAGGCTATCCTCTCTAGTGAGCGCCTCCTCGTACGGCAGCAAAAGCGCCTCGTGCGAGGTGTAGACCTTAGTTTCGCTAAGCGCAGGAGTATTTGAGGCATTTATACCGCAAGCCCCCATAAACGCTAGAGTTTGGCTCAGCTGCCTAGCTAACTCGCCGTATTTAGCGTCAAGCTCGGGCTTTTTGATAAAGCCAAGATTCCAGCGATTTACCTCGTGCAGATCGGCTAGACCGCCGCGAGAAAAGGCGCGAAGAAGGTTCATTGTGGATGCGCTTTGATAATACGCTTCGATCATGCGATTTGGATCGGGCACGCGAGCCTCGGCACTAAATTCAAAACCGTTTATGATGTCGCCGCGGTAGCTGGGTAGCTTTACGCCGCCTTGCTCCTCGTAGTCCGAGCTTCTAGGCTTAGCAAACTGACCCGCCACGCGTCCTACTTTTACGACGGGGCAGCGTCCGGCAAAGGTTAAAACGATCGCCATTTGCAGCATCACTTTAAACATATCGCGGATATTTACGGCGTTAAAATTTAAAAAACTCTCCGCGCAGTCGCCGCCTTGGAGCAAAAACGCCTCGCCGTTACAAACCTTGGCTAGGTCTTGTTTTAGGTTTCTAGCCTCGCCGGCAAAAACTAGTGGCGGCATCGTTTTTAGCTTATCCTCGGCCTTTTTTAGCAAGACTTCGTCGGGGTAGCTAGGCTGCTGTAAGATATTAAATTTTCTCCACGAATCTCTACTCCACATCTTTAAACCTTTTTTAAAAATAACCCCGATTTTAACTAAAAGAACTTTTATTACAGATAAAATTTCAAATTTTACCCTCAAATTTGCCCTTGCTGCGCATTTTTGAGCCACATAAGCTTTGATTAACGACAAATAAATATAATTTCGCCAAAAAAGCGTAAAAATGCAAGACAAAAATCAAACCAAAATCGGCTTCATCTACGGCCTGTCGGTCTTTATGATCTGGGGCGTTTTTCCTATTTATTTTAAACAACTCAGCGCGCTTTCGGCTACCGAGATCGTCGCTCACCGCATCGTCTGGTCGGTGCTGCTTTTGTTTTTGCTGCTCAAATTTGGCCGCAAACTAGGCGCCGCGGAGAAAATTCTAAGCAACAAGAAAACCACGTTTTGGCTATTTGTCACGGGAGTTCTCATCGCCGCTAACTGGTGGATCTACGTCTACGCCGTAAATATCGGTAAGATCGTGGAAACTAGCCTAGGATACTTCATAAATCCGCTCATAAATATGCTCCTTGGCGTGCTGATTTTAAAAGAAAAGCTATCGCGCGCGGGCAAATTTGCCATCGCTATCGTCTTCGTCGCTATCGGCGTGCAAATTTACGACGCGGGTGGCCTACCTATCATATCTATCATTTTGCCTATCACGTTTGGATTTTATTCGCTTATCAGAAAGCGCCTTAGTGTGCCATCTTTAGAGGGGCTTTTCGTCGAGACCGCGCTCATCGCTCCTATCGCGCTCGTCGCACTATTTTTCGTCGCCGCTAGCGGGCAAAATCACTTTAGTTTTTCGTGGTTTGGGCTCTTGATCGCTCTTTGCGGGCCTGCGACCGTCGTGCCGCTTTTACTTTTTAACTCGGCGGCCACGAGGCTAAATTTAAGCACGATCGGCTATTTGCAGTATATCTCGCCTTCGATGCAACTTTTGCTTGCCGTTTTTTACTACGGCGAGCAGGTTAGCGCACTCAAAGCGCTATCGTTTTTGCTGATCTGGAGTGCGCTGGCGGCGGTTAGCTTTAGCGCGATTTATAGCAAAAAAAGCAAAATTTCAGTATAACCGCAAATTTAAATCTAAAAAGGAAAAACAATGTCATCTATCGCATTTTACGCTGTCATCTGCGTCGTAGTCGCGCTCGTGCTCTACACGCAGATACAAAAAATAACGAGAAAGATCGACGAGAACGGCACTCTAGCAAACAACTCCCCAGAGGCCGTACGTCAAATTTCAGTGCAAAAGTACAAGGATTTTTGCGAGATAATAAACGGCGAGCTAAGAGAGCTAAAGATGAAAGCGCTCTACGACGACGCCCTAAAAAACGAGGATCTAAAAGAAAAATTTTTAGAAAGCCTAAGCGAGATGAGCAAAAAGCTGACGTTTATCGAGACGATGAACACCGCTAGAAATCCCAACAAATGGGAAAGCGAGCTCTTTGAGGTGCTTAGCCGCCTAGACGATCTCGTTACCGAAAATTTCAAAGACGGCGAGCGCGCGGGCGACGAGATTAGGGAGCGTCTGGGCGCGGAGTTTAGCAAGCTGCAAAATTAAATCTTAAGTAAAAACGGGGTAATATCGCTTTTTTGATTTAACTCTATCTTTCTAAGGAAAAAAACGGATGAGCTATACCAAAAAAGACCTCGTAACCGCTGCAAATTTAACCAAAGACGAAATTTACCATTTCCTAAATTTAGCCAAGGAGTTTAAGGCGCTAAACAACTCCGAGACCAAAAAAGCCAAGTCGCTCTACGGCAAAACGACCGTAAACGCCTTTTTCGAAAACTCGACTAGGACGCGAACGAGCTTTGAAATCGCGGCTAAGCGCCTAGGAGCCGACGCTATAAATTTCACCGCCTCAAGCTCCAGCACCAAAAAGGGCGAGACGCTCATCGACACCGTCCGTAACATCGTCGCGATGAAAACGGACATCGTAGTAGTGCGCCACTACAGCTCGGGTGCGGCTAAATTTATAGCTGAAAATACCGATGCTCACGTCGTAAATGCCGGCGACGGACTAAACGAACACCCTAGCCAAGCGCTGCTTGATCTTTTTACTATACTGGAAAATCGCGGCAGCCTAGAAAATCTCACGGTCGCCATCATCGGCGATGTCTTTCACAGCCGCGTAGCGCGATCAAATATCTACGTCCTAAAAACGCTCGGAGCCAAGGTTAAGCTCTTTGGCCCGCCGATGTTTTTAACGGGCATGGAGGCTTTTGGCTGTCAAATTTGCTCCGATATGCGTGGGGCCATCGAGGACTCGGACGTCATCATCATGCTGCGTATCCAACTCGAGCGCCAGGACGATGAGATCGCATTTCCGTCCGTACGTGAATACTCCAAATTTTTTGGCCTAACCCAAGCCAAAATGAAATACGCCAAAGATGGCGTCATGATCCTACACCCAGGCCCGATAAACCGCGGCGTCGAGATAAACTCCGACGTAGCCGACGATCCGCGCTACTCGCACGTGCTAAATCAGGTCGAAAACGGCGTCGCCGTCAGGATGGCGATCCTAGAAACTCTCATCAAAAATAAAGGCGCAAAATGAAAACTCTCATCAAAAACGGCACGATCGTAAATCATAACGGCTCACAAAAAGCAAACGTTCTGATAGATGGCGACAAGATAGCTCTCATCACCGCGGACGAACCTGCGGCCGATAAGATAATAGACGCTAGCGGCAAGCTAGTAATGCCTGGCCTAATCGATATGCACGTGCATTTTCGCGACCCCGGCCTTGAGTATAAAGACGACATAAACACGGGCTCAGAGACTGCTGTCGCGGGCGGCGTAACAACCTGCTGCCCGATGGCAAATACAAATCCCGTAAACGACAACGCCGTCGTCACGCGCGATATGGTAGCTAAGGCAAAAGCTCGCGGCCTCATCGACCTGCTTCCTATCGGTGCGATAACTAGCAAGATGGATGGCAAAAAGTGCGTAGAGATGGGCGATATGACCGAGGCGGGCGCAGTGGCGTTTAGCGACGACGGTCTACCAGTAGCTAGCAGCGACGTGATGAGATACGCGCTTGAATACTCAAAGCACTTCGGTAGCTTCGTCATCAACCACTCTCAGGACTGCTCGCTATGCCGCGGCGGCCACATGAACGAGGGCCGCGTCTCGGCAATACTAGGCATCAAGGGCATGCCGCGCGAGCAAGAAGAGATCATGGTTTCGCGCGATCTACTGCTAGCCAAGCTCACGGGCGGCCACATCCACATCGCGCACGTTAGCTCCGAGTGGTCGCTAAAGCTCATCGCACAGGCGCGCGCAGCCGGCATAAACGTGACCTGCGAGGCGACTCCGCACCACTTTACCTACACCGAGGACGAGCTGCTAGGCTACGATACGAACTTTAAAATGTCGCCGCCGCTTCGCACCAAATCAGACGTAGAGGCAATCAGAGAGGGGTTAAAAAGCGGCCTAATCGACGTCATCGTGACCGACCACGCCCCGCACCATAACGACGAGAAATTTTTAGAATTCGACAAGGCACCGTTTGGAATACTCGGCCTGCAAACCCTCGTGCCTATGACGCTAGAGTTGGTAAACGACGGCGT encodes the following:
- a CDS encoding aspartate carbamoyltransferase catalytic subunit translates to MSYTKKDLVTAANLTKDEIYHFLNLAKEFKALNNSETKKAKSLYGKTTVNAFFENSTRTRTSFEIAAKRLGADAINFTASSSSTKKGETLIDTVRNIVAMKTDIVVVRHYSSGAAKFIAENTDAHVVNAGDGLNEHPSQALLDLFTILENRGSLENLTVAIIGDVFHSRVARSNIYVLKTLGAKVKLFGPPMFLTGMEAFGCQICSDMRGAIEDSDVIIMLRIQLERQDDEIAFPSVREYSKFFGLTQAKMKYAKDGVMILHPGPINRGVEINSDVADDPRYSHVLNQVENGVAVRMAILETLIKNKGAK
- a CDS encoding dihydroorotase → MKTLIKNGTIVNHNGSQKANVLIDGDKIALITADEPAADKIIDASGKLVMPGLIDMHVHFRDPGLEYKDDINTGSETAVAGGVTTCCPMANTNPVNDNAVVTRDMVAKAKARGLIDLLPIGAITSKMDGKKCVEMGDMTEAGAVAFSDDGLPVASSDVMRYALEYSKHFGSFVINHSQDCSLCRGGHMNEGRVSAILGIKGMPREQEEIMVSRDLLLAKLTGGHIHIAHVSSEWSLKLIAQARAAGINVTCEATPHHFTYTEDELLGYDTNFKMSPPLRTKSDVEAIREGLKSGLIDVIVTDHAPHHNDEKFLEFDKAPFGILGLQTLVPMTLELVNDGVISIEQMAALTSYNAAKILKLKDKGVIAEGYLADIAIIDPNFEYLYDKSLNKSKSQNSPLLGKMLKGAAVITIKSGKTVFEFPNVVA